CTAGACGGGAATAAAATCAAAAGTGGTTTCAAAGTCTATAACTCGTACCATTTGGGCTATCATTTCTCGATCGGCAAGAAGGAAAGATTTTTTATCGAACCTCAGGTTCATGTCAACCAGTGGATGTTTGATAACAATTCACCTGAAGGTTTCAAGGAGTTTGACGACAAATATGGAAACGTCTTTCTTTTTGAGCCGAACATTTACTTGGGGTGGAGTTTTTGAACTTGGTCAGCCCTGTAAGCTCCAATAAGCGAATACTCGTAAAACGCCTACACGCGTTTGCTGGGCCCCAGCGTGACATATCGCAGAGTGATGAGCCCTTCGCAGAAAAGGCTTACTTGGATCACGGCTTGGCGCGGGCTTTGCTCACCAAGCCTGACGCGAAAGCGTTATCCTGCCGGGGCAAAGGCCGCGACAAGGCGAGGCACCTGCTTCATGCAGTTGTTAGAAGATGAATGCACATTGACTTCATGTAGCATAAGTGTTATACTCCCGGGACATCACTCAGGAGAATAACTCATGGTCAAAGAAGTCGCCGCTCGCAAAGTCGGGGGTTCCATCGGAACCACTATCCCTAAAGACATGGCTGAACGCCTTCACATTGTACCCGGCGATCGCTTGTTCGCCATCGAGACGGACAACGGCATCTTGCTGACACCATTCGATCCAGTTACCCAGCAAGCCTTGAAGCTGGCTACAGAGACAGCCAAAAAGTACCGCGAAGCATTGCGGGAACTGGCCAAATAGTGGCGTCAAGAACAGACCCCGTTTGGGTTCCTTCCATGGTCATCGAGGCAATTCACCTCGATCAGATCCGGGAGCATGGTGGACTTCCAAGACTTCGGGACAGCGATCTTCTCGAGTCTGCCTTGGCAAGGCCACAACAACGATGGAACTTCAAGCCTACAGCCGATGCCGCTGAACTGGCGGCCGCCTATGGCTTTGGAATTGTCAAGAACCACCCCTTCCAGGATGGCAACAAGCGAGTCGGGTTTCTCGTCATGGTCGTTTTCCTTGGCCTGAATGGTTTCAGTTTTCAGGCAACACAAGAAAGTGTGGTGTCGACCATCTACGGTCTCGCCGCTGGAGAGATCACTGAAGATGATCTGGCATCCTGGATACGGACGTGTGCCTCTCCGCTTTCCTGATTCGTCTAACGTTCTGCATAAGCTGTAACCGGCTTGGCGCGGGCTTTGCTCGCCAAGCCTGACGCGAAAGCGTCATCCTGCAGGGCAAAGGCCGTGACAAGGCGCGGCATCAGCTTGATGCTGCTGTTATGCTGATTCATCACGTTGCCATGTAGGTTATGATTTGTTATTGCAATGATTTTAACATCTGTTGAATGGATTATTTCCCTAAATGCTTCAGGTTCAATGTCACGCATCTGTGAATCACCACTTTTGACCTTTCTGGTGTGAGTATGTATGTCAATCTTCATTCCACTTCCTCTCATATCAGTGTAAAGCTAACGTTCTGAATAAGCTGTGACCGGCTTGGTGCGGGCTTTGCTCGCCAAGCCTGACGCGCCAGCGTCATCTGTCAGCGCAAAGGCCGTGACAAGGCGAGGCATCAGCTTCATGCAGTTGTTAGGCAACCGCAGCAAATGCTACTTGTATCACGCGACCTTGACCTTCTGGATTTTCCGCAATTCATCTGCTTCCGACACTTGGGCAAAGTAGAGATCCCATCGAATCTGCTGATTCATCCAGACTTCGGCTGAAGTCCCTAAGAACTTGGCCAGGCGCAGTGCCGTACTGGGAGTCACACCGCGGCGGCCATTGATGAGTTCATTGACGCGCTGGTATGGCACACAAATCCCATTTGCCAAATCCCGCTGGCTCAATCCCATGGGTTCAAGGAATTCAAGCAGAAGCATCTGACCTGGATGAATCGGTGATCGGTTTGTAGGAATGCGAACCATGGTGATTCCCGGATTAGTGATAGTCAACGATCTCGACGTGTGAAGGGCCGTTCGGTGTCCAATAGAAGCAGATGCGATACTTCTGATTGATTCGAATACTGAACTGCCCCGCACGATCCCCAGACAGCGACTCAAGTCGATTGCCTGGGGGCACTCGGAGATCCTCAAGTGATACTGCCGAATCCAAGTATTCCAACTTGCTTTGCGCCTTCGGAAACATGTCGACAGGGCAGGACT
This window of the Candidatus Delongbacteria bacterium genome carries:
- a CDS encoding HigA family addiction module antidote protein, whose product is MVRIPTNRSPIHPGQMLLLEFLEPMGLSQRDLANGICVPYQRVNELINGRRGVTPSTALRLAKFLGTSAEVWMNQQIRWDLYFAQVSEADELRKIQKVKVA
- a CDS encoding type II toxin-antitoxin system RelE/ParE family toxin, which produces MIQDFHDQGTADIFDGKLSKAARKSCPVDMFPKAQSKLEYLDSAVSLEDLRVPPGNRLESLSGDRAGQFSIRINQKYRICFYWTPNGPSHVEIVDYH
- a CDS encoding AbrB/MazE/SpoVT family DNA-binding domain-containing protein, translated to MVKEVAARKVGGSIGTTIPKDMAERLHIVPGDRLFAIETDNGILLTPFDPVTQQALKLATETAKKYREALRELAK
- a CDS encoding type II toxin-antitoxin system death-on-curing family toxin encodes the protein MVIEAIHLDQIREHGGLPRLRDSDLLESALARPQQRWNFKPTADAAELAAAYGFGIVKNHPFQDGNKRVGFLVMVVFLGLNGFSFQATQESVVSTIYGLAAGEITEDDLASWIRTCASPLS